Within Myxococcales bacterium, the genomic segment AAGTGCAGGAAGTTTGCGATCCGCAATCACGTTATACAGGAGTCTGGCATCCCTCACCGATCGGGTGATTGGACCCACGGCCAGCCAGCTATCCATGTAGCCATCGATCACAGGCCATGTGCCCCATTTGTCCACAGCATCGGATGCAGGTTTAAACCCCACCACGCCGCAAAACGCTCCGGGGATGCGCAAAGAACCAAGAAGATCTGAACCCAACCCTGCAGCCGATGCCCCCGATGCAACGAGGGCGCCCTCGCCACCCGAAGAACCACCACAGGTTCGCTGGGGATCGAGTGGATTGTTCGTTCTCCCGTATCGTAGATTTTCAGTTTCCGCGGCCATCGCAAACTCGGGAACATTGCTTCGCGCCACGATGATTGCACCGGCCTCCCGTACTCGCTTGATCACCTCTGCATCCTCATCGATTTCGATGGGCGGCATGCGCAGAGATCCCGCGGTAATAGTCTCCCCCTGAATCCCGAATGTTTCTTTGACACTCATTGGCAAGCCGCTGAGGGGGCCAGGTCGTGGTTGCATCGCCTCAGTGAGGGCTTGATTTCTAAATACCTGCACAGCGGCGTTGAGCCTATCTTGGCTTGCCTCTAAGCGGTCGATATGCTCCCTCACCACATCCACGCACCGGCGCGCGCCTGCCTGCATGTCGGCGAGCAATTTCGTCGCATCGGGGAACGCGAGCCTAGCAATCGCGGGCTTCATGCGGGCTCTGGCAGCGTGCGCACGGCGAGAAGCCGTATCTCTGTCATCTCGTCCATGGAAAACCGCACACCCTCACGTCCGAGACCACTGTCTTTTACACCGCCGTATGGCATGTGATCGACACGCCAAGAGGGCACATCGTTAATGATAACTCCACCAACTTCCAAGGTGTGCCACGCCTTTTGCACGTGGGTGAAATCCCGAGTAAATACCCCCGCCTGCAATCCATAGTCACTATCGTTAACCATATTCAAAGCGTCATCGAAACTGTCGAACAGCGCAAAAAACGCCACCGGGCCAAATACTTCTTTACGATACAACACATCCTGAGCAGAAACTTGCTCCAATAATGTCGGCTGCATCATCCTGCCCTGCCGTCCGCCGCCACACAACAAGCGTGCGCCACCGTCAATCGACTGCTTCACCCAATTCTCGACACGAGTGGCTTCCTTCTCCGAAATGATGGGACCGATCACCGTCGACTCATCTGCGGGATCCCCCACGGGGAGCGCGCGTGTCCGAGCTACCATTAAATCTCTGAAGCGATCGTAGATCTCGGCATGCACATACATGCGTTGTACACTGATGCAGCTTTGCCCTGATTGATAAAACGCGCCTGTAACCAGCCTGGAAACGGCATCGTCAAGATCGGTGTCCTTGTCGATGATCACGGCAGCGTTCCCGCCCAACTCCAAAATGACTCGCTTCTTTCCCGCTTTGTTCTTCAGGTCCCATCCGACCACGTCCGAACCGGTAAAACTCAACAGCTTGATGCGCGCATCCGTAATGAGCGCCTCCGCATCGGAAGAATGACATGGCAAAATCGAGAAGGCACCTCTGGGCAGCTCGCACTCTGCTAAGATTTCCGCGACTATCAACGCCCCGACCGGAGTCAAAGAGGATGGTTTCAACACAAAGGGGCAGCCGGCCGCGATCGCTGGCGCAATTTTGTGAGCCACCAAATTTAGAGGGAAATTGAAGGGCGTGATGAAACTGCACACGCCGATAGGCACCCGTTTCCACGCCCCCCAGTATCCGACGGTTCTTTCCGTGGTATCTAACGGCAACACTTCTCCATAACTACGCACAGCCTCTTCAGCCGCCACTGTGAAGGTGTCAATCAACCGTTGGACTTCTGTACGGGCATCGCGTATGGGCTTGCCCGCTTCAATACAGAGTGCGTCCGCGAGTTCAGCGGCGCGCGCCTGAACTCGACGCACACAATGCAAGAGCACATTCTTTCGCGCAAATGCGGGCATTTCCGCCATGTCCGTCCGAGCCCCTTCTGCCAGCTCAATGGACTTGTCCACAAGCACCTTATCCGCCAGCGCTACACGGCTCACTTCCTTCCCTGAGTATTTGTCGAAAACGGGGAGCCATGCACCGGTCGTCTGTGCTTGGTTACCTACAAAGAGCGGATATTGAGTCGCCAGTGGCATGTTTTCTTCATTGACGTTTGGGAATGGGAACAAACTCTCGCTCGTCCTTGCCCAAGTATATCTGCCGCGGGCGGGCGATGCGTTGTTCCTCGTCATCTATCATTTCCTGCCACTGTGCAAGCCAGCCTGCTGTACGGGGAATCGCGAACATCACTGGAAACATGTCCATTGGCAAATTCATGGCCTGATAAATAAGACCCGAGTAAAAATCGACGTTGGGATACAGCTTTCTCGATACGAAGTAATCATCTTGCAATGCAATTCTCTCTAGCTCAATGGCGATATCAATGAGGGGATTTTTGCCTACCGCGTCAAAAACTTCGTCGGCAAGTTGCTTGATCACCTTCGCACGTGGATCATAGTTCTTGTACACTCGATGTCCAAACCCCATGAGCTTGACTTCCCCAGCTTTCACCCGTTTAACGTGATCAGCAACCTTGTCGACTGAGCCGATGCTCGTCAACATTCGCACCACGGCTTCGTTCGCGCCGCCATGAAGCGGCCCATATAAGGCGGCACACGCTGCAGCCGTCGCTGAAAAGGGATCCACTTTCGAAGATCCGACACCTCGCATCGCGCTGGTAGAGCAATTTTGTTCATGATCCGCATGCAAGATAAAAAGCACGTCCAACGCACGCTCGATCACGGGGTTGGGGCGATAAGTAGGCTCAGTCATTCGAAAAAGCATGCTTAGAAAGTTCCCGGTATAACTGAGATTATTGTCAGGATACACATAAGGGAGCCCGCGACGATGCCGATAAGCATACGCTGCCAGGGTCGTAATCTTTGCAATCAACCGATGGATCTGAAGACGCCTGGCTTCCGGATCTTTCACGTTCTTGGCATCGGGATAGAAGGTAGACAATGCGCCAACCGTGCTCACCAATACCCCCATGGGATGCGCATCGTAGCGAAACCCATCAATGAACTTTCGTATATTCTCGTGCACCATAGTGTGCTGTTTGATGTTATCAACAAATGCATCCAGTTGCGCACGCTTGGGCAGCTCGCCATTGATCAACAGATGAGCGACTTCGAGATATGTCGCTCTTTCGGCCAGCTGATCGATAGGATAACCGCGATAACGCAAAATTCCCTTAGCGCCATCGATAAATGTAATATGGCTGACGCAAGCTGCGGTATTCAAGTAAGCCGGATCATACGTCATTAAACCAAAATCTTCTTCAGAGGCCTTAATCTGACGCAAATCCATGGCTCTCACCGTGCCATGGCTGATTGGGATCTCGTAGGCGCGGCCTGTGCGATTGTCAGTAACTGTAAGCGTTTCTTTGCTCATGCTATCTCCTTACCATCCCCGTGCGCACTATAACGTATTCGCGTGCCAGGTACGAAGCAACCTTCGTGGGGCAACAACCCCCATTACACCAGGTCGACCTGGCGGACTTGATTTTTCGACAGGGCATGTCCCATGAATCGTTGCATCAACATATCGAACTGGCTCGGCATATCCGTCACCAAAACTTGAATATTCCCCTTCCGGGTTTGATTTTGCAACAAATCATGTAAGGCAAGCATCCCGCCAAGTTCGGTCGCAACTGGACGTCCTCCGTCAACAACGGGAATCATGTAGTGCTGCTCGGCGAGATACTGCTCGATGACTGGCTTGAGAACAGGATAATGAGTGCATCCGAGCAAAAGCACATCAATTTTTCGCGCCAGAAGCGGCGCTAGATATCGGTCAACCGCGAGGAGAGGCACTGGTCCATCAATCCAACCTTCTTCCACAAGAGGTACCCATAATGGTGCGGGTTGGCTCACCACCTCTGCACGGGTATCGCACGCCCCTACAGCTCTGACATACGCGTGAGATGCAACAGTGCCGGCAGTGGCAACCACGCCGATGCGACCGGCTGGGCAAACCTCAACGGCGGCCCGCGCACCGGGGTTAATGACGCCTAAAACGGTGACATCGAGGGAGGCTGCCAGCACATCCAATGCGACGGCACTCACGGTATTGCATGCAACCACCAGACACTTGACGTGTTGCTGGGCCAAAAAGCGTGCGCAGCTTTGCGCGTAGCGAATCACGGTTTCTCGAGAACGCGTCCCATAAGGGACCCTTGCAGTGTCCCCTAGATAAACGAAATCCTCGAAAGGAAGTTGCTCTCGGATAGCTTTAAGGATGGTCAAGCCGCCAAATCCAGAATCAAAAACCCCGATGGGCTGCTCTTTTCGGACGATAGACACGCTGCCCTCACCCCTTATATTAGCTTTAGTGGTCTGTGGGGTCCCAATGTGGAATACTACACACTCTCTTACAGATCTATCGTTCTATGAGCGGTTTCTATTGATATAATGACTTCCGCGCCACCACCTACAGACCTCGCATCGTATACCCAAGCGATACTGGAGCTTACCCATAAGTTGTCTTCTTCGGATGCGCTTCGCGAAACACTGAGCGAACTGGTCCGGCGCATCGCTATCACTGTCGGTGTGAATCGTGTTTCCATTGTCGTTGCGCCTCAGTCGCGCACCGAAGGTTTTGTGGTCGCCTCGAGTATGGACACGGCAATCACCAATTTACCATTGGACCTCAATAAGTATCCAGAGATTTTGCACGTTCTGAAGCACAATGAAGTTATTGCGATCGGTGACCCATTGAGCCACCCTCTATTCATCAAGAATCGAGAGGCCCTGAAAGGCAGCGGCGTCGACGCCATCTGGGCACTTCCGATCGCATGGAAAGAGCACCCCTTTGGTGCGCTGGTTTTGCGATCTGTGGGCCAAAAGCGTGTTTTGGACGAGCATGCGTTGGTGTTTTGTCGCATCGTAGCAAACGCGATCGCAGTCACGCTCCGAAGCGCCCGAGTGATGCAATCGCTGGTAGACCGTACCCGCCGGCTCACCTACGCGCGCATAGAAACCGAAATGCGCCTCAAATCGCTTACTGTTTACGCCAATCTTTTCGCTTCAGCATCCGACGGAATGATTGCGGCAGACATCGATGGCAATCTCTTATTTGCGAACCCCCGAGCACATGAGATCCTGGGACTCGCAACCGACGATTTGTTAAGTCGCGATTTGCGTAGCATGGTGCACTATGCGGATTTGGAAAAAGCCGAGCGGATTTGGAATGGGTTCGCCGCAGGTAACTTCCCTCAAAGCAACGATATCAGGCTGTACCTGCCCAGCGGTGCAACGATTGTGGTGAGCGCCTCCTTTTCGCCGCTGCAGGATAGCGACGGTGCTGTGCTTATTTCTTTTAGAGATGTCACCAAGGAGCGCGAAACCGCTCAAGAGCTTGTAAAAACCAAGGAGTTTCTCGAATCGCTTATTGACGCATCAATGGACGCTATTATCGCGACCGACATGGCCGGCACCATTATGTTGTTTAACAAAGGCGCGGAACACATGACAAAACACGTGGCTCCCAACGTGATCGCAAAGATGTCCGTTGGCTCGCTGTTTCCTGAGGGGACCTTCGAACAGATTCGATCGCGACTTCAGTCTCGTGAGTTCGGCGGCGTCGGGCGCCTCGATCGCATGCAGCTCGAGATAGTAGATTTCGCAGGCGCCGTTATCCCAATATCTCTTTCGGGCGGAATCATTTACGAAGAAGGCGAACCCGCGGCCATGTTTGGAATCTATCGCGATCTGAGAGAGCGTGTACGCATTGAAGAGCGATTGGCCGAGGCGCAAGCGCAGCTGAAGATTACCGAAAAGCAAGCGTTGCTTGCAGAGTTGGCCGGAACTGCCGCACATGAGCTCAATCAGCCTCTTACCAGCATTATGGGTTATGCGCAGTGGCTACAACAGCACAGTGAGCTGACAGAGAAACAGCGACACGCGGCTGACACCATCATGTCGCAGGTGGAGCGCGTAGCCGATATCGTGAAAAAGATTGGCAAGATTACGAAGTACGAAACCAAGTCGTATGTAGGCTCGCAGCGCATCTTGGACTTAGAAAAATCTGTAGTGGGGTCGAAATCAGATTCAGGTTAGCTGCTAGGAGGTGTGTGCGTGACCAACCCTGAAGACCGCGACGGTGAGCAACAACCCTCACCCCTGGCTGCCGCGGGACGAACATTACGCCCTCAGCGTCATGACACGCTGTCATCGCTTCTCATGGATGTTGGGCAATTGCAGCGAGAACGTATCTTGGACGGTGGTAGCGCACCACCGTTCCATCCAGCTCGCCTAATCAGCTTGCCGAGTCCGGATATCGTACTTGAAGCCTTGTTTGCATTGAACGCCAGCACCGAACCCGAAGCAACCGAAGCGGATGTCGCCTGGCGCTATCTCGATACGCTCAAAGATTTGTTTCCCGGCAGGCGATTTGCCGTACGGCTCTCAGACGGCAGTGCATTAAACCTCGTATATGCCACCAACTCATTGTTGCCCGGCGCCAAAGAGGCAATTGTGGTCTCTCAATCTGTCGCAAACGCCTACCACCTACAAGAGTTTGGGTTACCCCCATGCATACATATTTCGCCAACATATACACCG encodes:
- a CDS encoding citrate synthase, encoding MSKETLTVTDNRTGRAYEIPISHGTVRAMDLRQIKASEEDFGLMTYDPAYLNTAACVSHITFIDGAKGILRYRGYPIDQLAERATYLEVAHLLINGELPKRAQLDAFVDNIKQHTMVHENIRKFIDGFRYDAHPMGVLVSTVGALSTFYPDAKNVKDPEARRLQIHRLIAKITTLAAYAYRHRRGLPYVYPDNNLSYTGNFLSMLFRMTEPTYRPNPVIERALDVLFILHADHEQNCSTSAMRGVGSSKVDPFSATAAACAALYGPLHGGANEAVVRMLTSIGSVDKVADHVKRVKAGEVKLMGFGHRVYKNYDPRAKVIKQLADEVFDAVGKNPLIDIAIELERIALQDDYFVSRKLYPNVDFYSGLIYQAMNLPMDMFPVMFAIPRTAGWLAQWQEMIDDEEQRIARPRQIYLGKDEREFVPIPKRQ
- a CDS encoding PAS domain S-box protein is translated as MTSAPPPTDLASYTQAILELTHKLSSSDALRETLSELVRRIAITVGVNRVSIVVAPQSRTEGFVVASSMDTAITNLPLDLNKYPEILHVLKHNEVIAIGDPLSHPLFIKNREALKGSGVDAIWALPIAWKEHPFGALVLRSVGQKRVLDEHALVFCRIVANAIAVTLRSARVMQSLVDRTRRLTYARIETEMRLKSLTVYANLFASASDGMIAADIDGNLLFANPRAHEILGLATDDLLSRDLRSMVHYADLEKAERIWNGFAAGNFPQSNDIRLYLPSGATIVVSASFSPLQDSDGAVLISFRDVTKERETAQELVKTKEFLESLIDASMDAIIATDMAGTIMLFNKGAEHMTKHVAPNVIAKMSVGSLFPEGTFEQIRSRLQSREFGGVGRLDRMQLEIVDFAGAVIPISLSGGIIYEEGEPAAMFGIYRDLRERVRIEERLAEAQAQLKITEKQALLAELAGTAAHELNQPLTSIMGYAQWLQQHSELTEKQRHAADTIMSQVERVADIVKKIGKITKYETKSYVGSQRILDLEKSVVGSKSDSG
- a CDS encoding aldehyde dehydrogenase family protein: MPLATQYPLFVGNQAQTTGAWLPVFDKYSGKEVSRVALADKVLVDKSIELAEGARTDMAEMPAFARKNVLLHCVRRVQARAAELADALCIEAGKPIRDARTEVQRLIDTFTVAAEEAVRSYGEVLPLDTTERTVGYWGAWKRVPIGVCSFITPFNFPLNLVAHKIAPAIAAGCPFVLKPSSLTPVGALIVAEILAECELPRGAFSILPCHSSDAEALITDARIKLLSFTGSDVVGWDLKNKAGKKRVILELGGNAAVIIDKDTDLDDAVSRLVTGAFYQSGQSCISVQRMYVHAEIYDRFRDLMVARTRALPVGDPADESTVIGPIISEKEATRVENWVKQSIDGGARLLCGGGRQGRMMQPTLLEQVSAQDVLYRKEVFGPVAFFALFDSFDDALNMVNDSDYGLQAGVFTRDFTHVQKAWHTLEVGGVIINDVPSWRVDHMPYGGVKDSGLGREGVRFSMDEMTEIRLLAVRTLPEPA
- a CDS encoding glutamate racemase; the protein is MSIVRKEQPIGVFDSGFGGLTILKAIREQLPFEDFVYLGDTARVPYGTRSRETVIRYAQSCARFLAQQHVKCLVVACNTVSAVALDVLAASLDVTVLGVINPGARAAVEVCPAGRIGVVATAGTVASHAYVRAVGACDTRAEVVSQPAPLWVPLVEEGWIDGPVPLLAVDRYLAPLLARKIDVLLLGCTHYPVLKPVIEQYLAEQHYMIPVVDGGRPVATELGGMLALHDLLQNQTRKGNIQVLVTDMPSQFDMLMQRFMGHALSKNQVRQVDLV